The proteins below come from a single Esox lucius isolate fEsoLuc1 chromosome 7, fEsoLuc1.pri, whole genome shotgun sequence genomic window:
- the LOC105009282 gene encoding olfactory receptor 4E1-like: MENQTYNVDLLKLEGMNVDNLSMYPAFIFLLIIYIFSMVSNIGLTVLICMERILHQPMYILLGNMSFNDALSITTVIPRLLFDILTPTSDRYITYHECFTQAFLAHWFAANFHTILMIMAFDRNVAICDPLRYTTIMNNYMLVKLCVFAWVMTIVFVAALLGLVVPLSRCRSEITNPWCDNASLVKLSCESTVVNNIYGLFYTALFLVSSMGIVAYTYIRITMVCLRSKSKSLNRKALHTCFTHLAVYLIMLFAGFVIVFLHRYPQWSNYRKLASVIFHVVTPVLNPLIYGFQSKDIRKLVINILKSKKVSP, encoded by the coding sequence ATGGAAAACCAAACATACAATGTGGACCTTCTCAAGCTTGAAGGAATGAACGTCGACAATCTGTCCATGTACCCAGCCTTTATCTTCCTCCTGATCATCTACATCTTCTCAATGGTGTCCAACATCGGGCTTACGGTGCTTATCTGCATGGAGAGGATTCTGCACCAGCCCATGTACATCCTCCTTGGCAACATGTCTTTCAATGATGCTCTTAGTATCACCACCGTCATACCTCGACtgctgtttgatattttaacaCCTACTTCAGACAGATATATTACCTATCATGAATGTTTCACCCAAGCTTTCTTGGCCCACTGGTTTGCTGCAAATTTTCATACAATACTGATGATCATGGCCTTTGACAGGAATGTGGCCATTTGCGACCCTCTGCGATACACCACCATCATGAACAACTACATGCTAGTGAAACTATGTGTATTTGCCTGGGTGATGACTATTGTCTTTGTGGCAGCCCTCCTCGGCCTTGTAGTACCCTTGTCTCGTTGCAGGTCGGAAATCACCAACCCTTGGTGTGACAATGCCTCGCTAGTCAAGCTATCCTGTGAGAGCACTGTTGTAAATAACATATATGGACTTTTTTACACCGCCCTATTCTTAGTCTCCTCCATGGGGATTGTGGCTTATACATACATTAGAATCACCATGGTGTGTTTGAGGAGTAAGAGCAAATCGCTTAACAGAAAAGCCCTACATACCTGTTTTACACATCTGGCTGTATACCTCATTATGCTTTTTGCAGGTTTTGTTATTGTCTTCCTCCATCGGTACCCACAGTGGTCAAATTACAGGAAACTGGCATCAGTTATTTTCCATGTGGTTACTCCTGTCCTGAACCCTCTTATCTATGGATTCCAGTCTAAGGATATTCGTAAACTAGtcataaatattttgaaatccAAGAAAGTGTCTCCTTga
- the LOC114839533 gene encoding olfactory receptor 4E1-like → MENQTYNVDLLKLEGMYVDNLSMYPAFIFLLIVYIFSMVSNIGLTVLICLERILHQPMYILLGNMSFNDALSITTVIPRLLFDILTPTSDRYITYNECFTQAFLGHWFAANFHTILMTMAFDRNVAICDPLRYTTIMNNYMLVKLCVFAWLMSIVFVAALLGLVVPLSRCRSEITNPWCDNASLVKLSCETTVVNNIYGLFYTAILFVSSMGIVAYTYIRITMVCLRSKSKSLNRKALHTCFTHLAVYLIMLFAGFIIVFLHRYPQWSNYRKLASVIFYVVPPALNPLIYGFQSKDIRKQVINILKSKKVSP, encoded by the coding sequence ATGGAAAACCAAACATACAACGTGGACCTTCTCAAGCTTGAAGGAATGTACGTCGACAATCTGTCCATGTACCCAGCCTTTATCTTCCTCCTGATCGTCTACATCTTCTCAATGGTGTCCAACATTGGGCTCACAGTTCTTATCTGCTTGGAGAGGATTCTGCACCAGCCCATGTACATCCTCCTTGGCAACATGTCTTTCAATGATGCTCTTAGTATCACCACCGTCATACCTCGACtgctgtttgatattttaacaCCTACTTCAGACAGATATATTACCTATAATGAATGTTTCACCCAAGCTTTCTTGGGCCACTGGTTTGCTGCAAACTTTCATACAatactgatgaccatggcctttGACAGGAATGTGGCCATTTGCGACCCTCTGCGATACACCACCATCATGAACAACTACATGCTAGTGAAACTATGTGTATTTGCCTGGTTGATGTCTATTGTCTTTGTGGCAGCCCTCCTCGGCCTTGTAGTACCCTTGTCTCGTTGCAGGTCGGAAATCACCAACCCTTGGTGTGACAATGCCTCGCTAGTCAAGCTATCCTGTGAGACCACGGTTGTGAATAACATTTATGGACTTTTTTACACTGCCATATTATTTGTCTCCTCCATGGGGATTGTGGCTTATACATACATTAGAATCACCATGGTGTGTTTGAGGAGTAAGAGCAAATCGCTTAACAGAAAAGCCCTACATACATGTTTTACACATCTGGCTGTATATCTCATTATGCTTTTTGCAGGTTTTATCATTGTCTTCCTCCATCGGTACCCACAGTGGTCAAATTACAGGAAACTGGCATCAGTTATTTTCTATGTGGTTCCTCCTGCCCTGAACCCTCTTATCTATGGATTCCAGTCTAAGGATATTCGTAAACAAGTCATAAATATCTTGAAATCCAAGAAAGTGTCTCCttga